The following proteins are encoded in a genomic region of Amia ocellicauda isolate fAmiCal2 chromosome 6, fAmiCal2.hap1, whole genome shotgun sequence:
- the LOC136751755 gene encoding signal-regulatory protein beta-2, whose amino-acid sequence MTLAWLKQDVGQMPRYIATLSKYSQEMELQDEFKDGRFTVQNTSKSFDLQISHIRSSDVAVYYCAAFMYRRVACGNGTLLLLKVSGSVSRRVEQQPASVPVQPGDSVTLQCTIHTETCAGEHSVHWFRHGSGEALPGLIYTHGNRSDPCESSSGPGLPAQGCVYELPKRNLRSSDAGTYYCAVATCGQILFGNGTWLEFAAGSWLAGAGVVVVWALAGLGLVSLALLAVLAFRVWSRHRAARRADLCQAAEDFSLPTSAETTSSQDAEVTYTTVELGQRGRKHKQRRREREQVDGVVYTDIRYHHRK is encoded by the exons ATGACACTGGCTTGGCTGAAGCAGGACGTCGGCCAGATGCCCAGATACATAGCGACGCTGTCTAAGTACTCACAGGAGATGGAGCTCCAGGATGAGTTTAAAGACGgtcgcttcacagtgcagaacaCGAGCAAAAGCTTCGACCTCCAGATTTCGCACATTCGCTCTTCAGACGTGGCCGTGTATTACTGTGCAGCCTTCATGTACCGACGGGTGGCTTGTGGGAATGGGACTCTGCTGTTACTGAAAG TCTCAGggtccgtcagcaggagagtggagcagcagccagcgtctgtccccgtccagccaggagacagtgtgactctgcagtgtacaatacacactgagacctgtgcaggagagcacagtgttcattggttcaggcatggctcaggagaagcccttccaggactcatttacacccatgggaacaggagtgatccgtgtgagagcagctctgggcctgggcttcctgcacagggctgtgtctatgagctccccaagaggaacctccgctcctctgacgctgggacttactactgtgctgtggccacatgtgggcagatCCTGTTTGGAAACGGGACATGGCTGGAGTTTGCAG CAGGATCCTGGTTGGCCggtgctggtgttgtggttGTGTGGGCGCTGGCCGGGCTGGGCTTGGTGTCTCTCGCGCTCCTTGCTGTCCTGGCCTTCAGGGTGTGGTCTCGGCACAGGGCTGCCCGGCGTGCAG atcTTTGTCAGGCAGCAGAAGATTTCTCCCTCCCCACATCCGCTGAGACCACAAGCAGTCAG GACGCTGAGGTGACCTACACGACCGTGGAGCTCGGTCAGAGAGGAAGGAAGCACAAGCAGAggaggagagagcgagagcaggTGGATGGGGTGGTCTACACTGACATCAGATATCACCACAGAAAATGA